In Panthera tigris isolate Pti1 chromosome C1, P.tigris_Pti1_mat1.1, whole genome shotgun sequence, the following proteins share a genomic window:
- the TMEM185B gene encoding transmembrane protein 185B, whose protein sequence is MNPRGLFQDFNPSKFLIYACLLLFSVLLPLRLDGVIQWSYWAVFAPIWLWKLLVIAGASVGAGVWARNPRYRTEGEACVEFKAMLIAVAIHLLLLMFEVLVCDRVERGTHFWLLVFMPLFFVSPVSVAACVWGFRHDRSLELEILCSVNILQFIFIALRLDRIIHWPWLVVFVPLWILMSFLCLVVLYYIVWSLLFLRSLDVVAEQRRTHVTMAISWITIVVPLLTFEVLLVHRLDGHNTFSYISIFVPLWLSLITLMATTFRRKGGNHWWFGIRRDFCQFLLEIFPFLREYGNISYDLHHEDSEEAEDTSVPDAPKIAPMFGKKARVVITQSPGKYVPPPPKLNIDMPD, encoded by the coding sequence ATGAACCCTAGGGGCCTGTTCCAGGACTTCAACCCGAGTAAGTTCCTCATCTACGCCTGCCTGCTGCTCTTCTCCGTGCTGCTGCCCCTCCGCCTGGACGGCGTCATCCAGTGGAGCTACTGGGCGGTCTTCGCCCCCATATGGCTGTGGAAGCTCCTGGTCATCGCCGGCGCCTCAGTGGGCGCAGGCGTTTGGGCCCGCAACCCTCGATACCGCACGGAGGGGGAGGCCTGCGTGGAGTTCAAAGCCATGTTGATCGCCGTGGCTATCCACCTGCTGCTGCTCATGTTCGAAGTCCTGGTCTGCGACAGGGTGGAGAGGGGGACCCACTTCTGGCTGCTGGTCTTCATGCCACTTTTTTTCGTATCCCCAGTGTCCGTGGCCGCCTGCGTCTGGGGCTTCCGACACGATAGGTCCCTAGAGCTGGAGATCTTGTGCTCTGTCAACATCCTGCAGTTCATCTTCATCGCCCTAAGGCTGGACAGGATTATCCACTGGCCGTGGCTGGTGGTGTTCGTGCCCCTGTGGATTCTCATGTCGTTCCTCTGCCTAGTCGTCCTCTATTACATCGTCTGGTCCCTCCTGTTCCTTCGATCCTTGGATGTCGTTGCGGAACAGCGAAGGACACATGTGACCATGGCCATCAGCTGGATAACGATTGTCGTGCCCCTGCTCACTTTTGAGGTTCTGCTCGTTCACAGATTGGACGGCCACAATACATTCTCTTACATCTCCATATTTGTCCCCCTTTGGCTTTCATTAATAACTTTAATGGCCACGACGTTTAGGCGGAAGGGAGGCAACCATTGGTGGTTTGGGATTCGCAGAGATTTCTGTCAGTTTCTGCTtgaaattttcccatttctaagAGAATATGGGAACATTTCCTATGATCTACATCATGAAGATAGTGAAGAAGCTGAAGACACATCAGTCCCAGATGCTCCTAAAATTGCTCCGATGTTTGGAAAGAAGGCCAGGGTAGTTATAACCCAGAGTCCTGGAAAGTATGTTCCCCCGCCTCCCAAGTTAAATATTGATATGCCAGATTAA